One Solea senegalensis isolate Sse05_10M linkage group LG3, IFAPA_SoseM_1, whole genome shotgun sequence genomic window carries:
- the rap1gds1 gene encoding rap1 GTPase-GDP dissociation stimulator 1 isoform X2 has product MDNLSEALDKLKLASSDSTSDSVESCLDCLLKALANNNTEASVKIQEMGVLPLLPSLLSPQSSCTPKVANVIAEVAKNEFMRSSCVEAGLIPPLVQLLNSSDQEVLLQTGRALGNICYDSHSLQAQLINMGVIPTLVKLLGIHSHNTALTEMCLIAFGNLAELESSKEQFASTNIAEELVRLFQKQTEHEKKEMIFEVLAPLAENDVIKLQLVEAGLVECLLQVVAQTVDGEREEDIAQLKTASDLMVLLLLGDESMQKLFEGGKGSVFQRVLSWIPSHNHQLQLAGALAIANFARNDGNCIHMVDTGIVQKLLDLLDRHVEEGNVTVQHAALSALRNLAIPVVNKSKMLSAGVADVVLKFLQSEMPPVQFKLLGTLRMLIDTQAEAADQLGTNGKLVERLVEWCEAKDHAGVMGESNRLLSALIRHSKSKEVVRTVIQGAGVKHLVTMATSEHMIMQNEALVALGLIASLDLVAAEKDFVGASLVSVLHKLLSDERSAPEIKYNSMILICAVMGSEPLHKEVQSLAFIDVVSKLRAHENKTVSHQASLTEQRLTAQS; this is encoded by the exons ATGG ACAACCTGAGCGAAGCCCTGGACAAGCTGAAGCTAGCGTCCTCAGACAGCACCAGTGACAGCGTGGAGAGCTGTCTTGACTGCCTGCTCAAAGCACTCGCCAACAACA ACACTGAGGCCAGTGTGAAGATCCAGGAGATGGGCGTTCTTCCCCTGCTCCCCAGCCTGCTGAGCCCCCAGTCTTCCTGCACTCCTAAAGTAGCCAACGTGATAGCTGAGGTGGCCAAAAATG AGTTCATGCGGAGTTCCTGCGTGGAGGCCGGCCTCATCCCTCCTCTAGTTCAGCTCCTAAACTCCAGCGACCAGGAGGTTTTACTGCAGACCGGCCGAGCTCTTGGCAACATCTGTTATGACAGCC aTTCCTTACAAGCCCAGCTGATCAATATGGGCGTGATCCCCACTCTGGTGAAGCTGCTAGGCATCCATTCCCACAACACAGCCCTGACAGAGATGTGTCTAATTGCCTTTGGGAACTTGGCCGAGCTCG AGTCCAGTAAAGAGCAGTTTGCCTCCACCAACATTGCCGAGGAGCTGGTGCGTCTCTTCCAGAAGCAGACGGAGCATGAGAAGAAGGAAATGATATTTGAGGTCCTGGCTCCACTTGCGGAAAATG ATGTGATCAAGCTGCAGCTGGTGGAGGCCGGTTTGGTGGAGTGTCTGCTGCAGGTGGTGGCTCAGACTGTGGACGGGGAGCGGGAGGAGGACATCGCCCAGCTCAAGACCGCCTCTGACCTCATGGTTCTCCTGCTGCTGGGAG acgAATCCATGCAGAAGCTGTTTGAAGGAGGAAAGGGCAGTGTCTTCCAGAGGGTCCTGTCCTGGATTCCGTCCCACAACCATCAGCTGCAGCTGGCGGGAGCTCTGGCCATCGCCAACTTTGCTCGCAACG ATGGGAACTGCATCCACATGGTGGACACCGGTATCGTGCAGAAGCTTCTGGACCTGTTGGATCGACACGTCGAGGAAGGCAACGTCACCGTCCAGCACGCCGCTCTCAGCGCCCTGAGGAACCTGGCCATACCTG TGGTAAACAAATCTAAGATGCTGTCAGCGGGCGTGGCCGACGTGGTGCTGAAGTTTTTGCAGTCAGAGATGCCTCCAGTGCAGTTCAAACTTTTGGGAACACTACGTATGCTCATCGATACACAAG CCGAAGCCGCTGACCAGCTGGGAACCAACGGGAAACTGGTGGAAAGACTGGTGGAGTGGTGCGAAGCCAAAGACCACGCAGGAGTGATGGGCGAGTCCAACAGGCTCCTGTCTGCCCTGATCCGACACAGCAAGTCCAAG GAAGTCGTCAGAACCGTCATCCAGGGAGCAGGAGTCAAGCACTtagtcaccatggcaaccagtGAGCATATGATCATGCAGAATGAGGCACTGGTGGCTTTGGGGCTCATAGCATCACTGGATTTGG TTGCAGCAGAGAAGGACTTTGTGGGGGCTAGTCTGGTGTCGGTGCTTCACAAGCTGCTGTCAGATGAGAGAAGCGCCCCAGAGATAAAGTACAACTCCATGATCCTCATCTGTGCAGTCATGGGCTCAG agCCTCTTCACAAAGAAGTGCAGAGCCTGGCGTTTATCGACGTGGTTTCCAAGCTGAGGGCTCACGAAAACAAGACGGTGTCACATCAGGCGTCGCTCACGGAGCAGCGGCTAACTGCTCAGAGCTAA
- the rap1gds1 gene encoding rap1 GTPase-GDP dissociation stimulator 1 isoform X1, protein MDNLSEALDKLKLASSDSTSDSVESCLDCLLKALANNNTEASVKIQEMGVLPLLPSLLSPQSSCTPKVANVIAEVAKNEFMRSSCVEAGLIPPLVQLLNSSDQEVLLQTGRALGNICYDSHEGRSAVDLAGGAQIVAEHIKSLYQNTEPENEKLLTVFCGMLMNYSNDNDSLQAQLINMGVIPTLVKLLGIHSHNTALTEMCLIAFGNLAELESSKEQFASTNIAEELVRLFQKQTEHEKKEMIFEVLAPLAENDVIKLQLVEAGLVECLLQVVAQTVDGEREEDIAQLKTASDLMVLLLLGDESMQKLFEGGKGSVFQRVLSWIPSHNHQLQLAGALAIANFARNDGNCIHMVDTGIVQKLLDLLDRHVEEGNVTVQHAALSALRNLAIPVVNKSKMLSAGVADVVLKFLQSEMPPVQFKLLGTLRMLIDTQAEAADQLGTNGKLVERLVEWCEAKDHAGVMGESNRLLSALIRHSKSKEVVRTVIQGAGVKHLVTMATSEHMIMQNEALVALGLIASLDLVAAEKDFVGASLVSVLHKLLSDERSAPEIKYNSMILICAVMGSEPLHKEVQSLAFIDVVSKLRAHENKTVSHQASLTEQRLTAQS, encoded by the exons ATGG ACAACCTGAGCGAAGCCCTGGACAAGCTGAAGCTAGCGTCCTCAGACAGCACCAGTGACAGCGTGGAGAGCTGTCTTGACTGCCTGCTCAAAGCACTCGCCAACAACA ACACTGAGGCCAGTGTGAAGATCCAGGAGATGGGCGTTCTTCCCCTGCTCCCCAGCCTGCTGAGCCCCCAGTCTTCCTGCACTCCTAAAGTAGCCAACGTGATAGCTGAGGTGGCCAAAAATG AGTTCATGCGGAGTTCCTGCGTGGAGGCCGGCCTCATCCCTCCTCTAGTTCAGCTCCTAAACTCCAGCGACCAGGAGGTTTTACTGCAGACCGGCCGAGCTCTTGGCAACATCTGTTATGACAGCC ATGAGGGCAGGAGTGCAGTTGACCTGGCAGGAGGGGCTCAGATAGTAGCTGAACACATTAAGTCCCTCTACCAAAATACTGAGCCGGAAAATGAGAAGCTCTTGACTGTCTTTTGTGGCATGCTGATGAACTATAGCAATGATAATG aTTCCTTACAAGCCCAGCTGATCAATATGGGCGTGATCCCCACTCTGGTGAAGCTGCTAGGCATCCATTCCCACAACACAGCCCTGACAGAGATGTGTCTAATTGCCTTTGGGAACTTGGCCGAGCTCG AGTCCAGTAAAGAGCAGTTTGCCTCCACCAACATTGCCGAGGAGCTGGTGCGTCTCTTCCAGAAGCAGACGGAGCATGAGAAGAAGGAAATGATATTTGAGGTCCTGGCTCCACTTGCGGAAAATG ATGTGATCAAGCTGCAGCTGGTGGAGGCCGGTTTGGTGGAGTGTCTGCTGCAGGTGGTGGCTCAGACTGTGGACGGGGAGCGGGAGGAGGACATCGCCCAGCTCAAGACCGCCTCTGACCTCATGGTTCTCCTGCTGCTGGGAG acgAATCCATGCAGAAGCTGTTTGAAGGAGGAAAGGGCAGTGTCTTCCAGAGGGTCCTGTCCTGGATTCCGTCCCACAACCATCAGCTGCAGCTGGCGGGAGCTCTGGCCATCGCCAACTTTGCTCGCAACG ATGGGAACTGCATCCACATGGTGGACACCGGTATCGTGCAGAAGCTTCTGGACCTGTTGGATCGACACGTCGAGGAAGGCAACGTCACCGTCCAGCACGCCGCTCTCAGCGCCCTGAGGAACCTGGCCATACCTG TGGTAAACAAATCTAAGATGCTGTCAGCGGGCGTGGCCGACGTGGTGCTGAAGTTTTTGCAGTCAGAGATGCCTCCAGTGCAGTTCAAACTTTTGGGAACACTACGTATGCTCATCGATACACAAG CCGAAGCCGCTGACCAGCTGGGAACCAACGGGAAACTGGTGGAAAGACTGGTGGAGTGGTGCGAAGCCAAAGACCACGCAGGAGTGATGGGCGAGTCCAACAGGCTCCTGTCTGCCCTGATCCGACACAGCAAGTCCAAG GAAGTCGTCAGAACCGTCATCCAGGGAGCAGGAGTCAAGCACTtagtcaccatggcaaccagtGAGCATATGATCATGCAGAATGAGGCACTGGTGGCTTTGGGGCTCATAGCATCACTGGATTTGG TTGCAGCAGAGAAGGACTTTGTGGGGGCTAGTCTGGTGTCGGTGCTTCACAAGCTGCTGTCAGATGAGAGAAGCGCCCCAGAGATAAAGTACAACTCCATGATCCTCATCTGTGCAGTCATGGGCTCAG agCCTCTTCACAAAGAAGTGCAGAGCCTGGCGTTTATCGACGTGGTTTCCAAGCTGAGGGCTCACGAAAACAAGACGGTGTCACATCAGGCGTCGCTCACGGAGCAGCGGCTAACTGCTCAGAGCTAA